A window of Sedimentibacter sp. MB31-C6 genomic DNA:
AGTTATAAGTTCTTCTATTAATTCAATAAGTTCTAATTTTTCAATATTAGTAATTTTTGATAACATTTTTACATCAAAGACCTCATAAAACATGGAACAAATTCCTAATAATTTTCTTCCATTTGAACTAAGCTTTACAATTCTTCCGCTTATTAAAGTTGCCATTTTATCGGTTATACTGCTAATATTCACACCTTGTTTAAGACTGTTTACCATTTCTGTTATAAATAAAGGATTTCCTTCGCTTTCTTTAAATATAATATGGCTGAATTCAGTATATTCAGGCATAATCGTCTTAACTAGATTTTTAGTTTCTATATTATTAAATCTGCTTAATTCTATATTATTGATGTAATTCTGTGGGCACAAACTAAAATAAAATTTTTCAATAAATTCGCTATATTCATCTCTGCAAGAAGCCATAATCATAGTATTATATCTATTTGAAAATATAACTTTACATAATAAATCTAAACTATTTTTATCCGCCCAATTCAAATCATCTATTACAAATACAATTTTTTGAACTTTACTTATTAATAAAAATAATTTACCTATGTAATTTTCAATAAAATAACTGTTACCTATATCCCTGTTATAATGTTCAAAATTATCCATATCTATGTTTAAAGTAGGAAAAGTTTTACTAATAGTTTTTATTAAATCAATTGGTATACTTATTTTCTTCTCTTTTATTATGTACGATATTTTTTCGAAAATTTCATCCCATAATTTAAACATAAATTGAGATTCTGCCTCATAACATGTTATTCTTATTATTATTAATTCTCTTTCGAAATTTTCTATAACTTTATCAAGTAACCTTGTTTTTCCGATACCTGCTTCACCAAAAATTATATAAGATTTGAATGCTTTATTACTAATAAAGTTTACAATGTTACCATTTAATAATTCTAATTCCTTTTCTCGTCCATAATACGCTAATTCATTTGTAGTGTTTGTAGAAATTTGCCCTTTAGAAATGTCTTCAAACATTTTCCTTGTTTCTATTGAAGGTTCTATAGACAAATTTTCTCTTAACACATTTTCTAATTTCTTATATACCTTAATAGAATCGCTTAATTTTTTTTGACTTTTATAAATGGTAATAAGATTTCTATACATTTTTTCATCAAATTCATCTAATTCAATATATTTTTTACAACATATTTCAGCCAAATCATATTCTTTTTCATTCATTAAAAAAGTAATTATTTCATTGAACTTTTCTAAATATAAATTTCTATATTTACTTCTCTGTAATTTTAGCCATTCGTCTAACTCTACAGTTAATTTATTGTCAATACCTTCTAAAAAATCCCCAACATATATATCAATAAAATTATTTATTTGATATTCACTTAAATTTTTTTGTACATCTAAATTATATATTAAATCAGTATCTGTAATAATTTTACAGTTACAGTCAATTTCTAGCAAAAATCTTTTTGGTGACAATATAAATTCTTCATATAGATTTTTTCTTATTATATAAACTGCATTACGCAAACTTTTCTTCGCAACTTTATCATTCACATTTCCCCATAACAATGAACATAATTTATCTCTTGTTATGCTTTTATCATGAGCTAATATATAAACTATATTTTCTGCTTTTGCATAAGGAAGATGTATGATTTCGTTATTCAATTTTATATGTGGAATACCAAAATACTTAATTTCCAACTTATTCATAAAATTGTCCCCTTTGAAGAAAAAAATTAGTAATTGTTAATAAGTTTTCTAAGCATTATATCATAATATACGTTTTCATTCTACACTTCTTTTAGATAAATATAGAAAAATCCTTTATTTATATAATTAAGACATATAAAAAGACGATACATTTTATGTGCATTTATAAACTATATCGCCCTTTTTAAATCAATTCTACATTATCAATTACCTTATCCACCGGCTAGTAGATGGATCATTTTGATATCATCTCCATCATTTACTATAGTGGTAGCGTAATCTTCTTTTTCAATGTGTTTACCATTCACTTTAACTATTATTTTAGGGAAGATAAATTTTTTCCTTTTCATAATTTCTTCTATAGTTAAACCTTCTTCCCATGGGAAGTCTCTATTGTTTAGTTTGATTATATTAATCACCCCTAGTATTAGGTATGTCTTTCGGGTCGCATGCAATGCGACCCCTACATATGAATCACAGTTTGCCATATGCGCGCCCCCTACATTTTATTGTAGGTCTTTTATTACTTCAATCAGTTCTGGCATGTCGATCCCTAATTCTTTTAAATGTTCTATCTTAGGCACAGCATTTGAATTCCAGCCTCTTCTTTTATAAACTGCATCTTGTAATTTTTCATATTGACTTTCTCTATGTTTTCTCAATACAGCCATCTTTTCTTCAGTAGTTTTACCTTCTGTATTATAATTCAATAATTCTTTTAACTGATTATCATATCTTTCCTGTCTTGATTCATATTCTTCTTTTGTAACAGGCCCCATTGAACGATATGGAACCTTATCGTTTACTCTTAAACCTTTACCCATTCTAATATTAAATATTTTCTGGAAGTTATAAACTCTTTCGGATTCTTTAATCATATCATTTACTCCAATAGTTCTACCTGTAACACCTTTTACAACATCTAAATAATTTTGAACATGTTCTGGAATTTTTGCAGGTTCTGAAGTATATTTATTATCTGCTGGAACAATGTCATTCCAAGGTAGTTTACAGAAGCCATATAAACCAAACCATGTTCTAAACATTGGATAATAATAGAGGGCTTCAGCCTTATCTTCAAATGTTGGTATTTGATTATTTACCATATCCATAAATATTAACCATGCTTCATCATGTTGTGGTCCCTTGTTTGTAAGACCAAAACCGCCTTGTTGTGCTAATGATTCCTTACAACCATATTCTGAATATTCTAATCCTTTTTGCTCCATTCCTATATCAAACAAGAAATTTGAATCAGCTCCATATTTTTCTGCAAAAATCTTTTTCATTCTATGAATACCTTGACCTACTATAGTTCCAAAACCTTCACCTTTAGACATTTGGTGTAGCAACTCTAATGAAGCTTCTGAATTCCCAAAATTAAGTTCTAACCCACCTGTTATTTCGTTATTAATTAATCCTCTTTCATAACATTCCATAACAAATGCTGTTGATGTACCAAAGGAAATTGTATCTATACCATATGTATCACAATAGAAATTTATTTCTAAAACAGCTTTTGGATCAAATATACCACAATTAGAACCTACGCCTGCAATTGTTTCATATTCTGGTCCATCTACAGTAACTTTTTGTCCCTTATATGGTCCAGTCTTTAATTCAAAGTTATCTGCAGTCTTGGCACAAGCCATTGAACAACCATACCAACAACCATCCTCTAAACCTTGAGTTAAATAACAATTAATAAAAGTATTTGGACCAATCTTATTAGCATCTTGATGCCCACCGTATTGATAATTCATAACTGGTAACAAATCATATTCACTCATTATTTCAACAGAATATGCAGTTCCTATTTTTCTCATTTGATTTTGTGTATCATCTAAGTTACTTACTTCCTTGTGCATCTTTATTCCTGCTTTATTTATTATAGATCTATCTACAGGATTATTTGAATCACCCTTTACATTACTATATTTAACTATTAATGCCTTAATTTTTTTATCTCTAAATATTGTTCCTAACCCACCTCTGCCTGCTTGTTTAAATCTAGCAACTTTTCTTCTTAAATCATAAAATGAAAAGTTTAATACACCCATTTTTGTATGTTCAGATCCTGTTCCTGCTGATACAACAGATATATTTCTTTTATCAGCTTCTGATTCTGCATACATTTCTGTCAATTGTTCTCCTATTACATGAGAATCAATTGCCTCTAATGGAGCTTCTTCAATTCTTACTATTCCCTTATCTCCATCAATAAATACTATTATGTCTTTATCTGCTTTACCTTGAATTTCTAAAGCATCCCATCCTGAAAATTTCAACAAAGGTCCAAAATATCCTCCAACATTACTATCAATTGGAATATCAGTCATAGGTGAAATACTACAAACTAATGATTTCCCAGAACCAGGGTATTGAGTTATGCCACATGCTGGGCCTCCTGATATTATGATTTCGTTTTCAGGGTCATTCCATTTTGTCGCTGATGTAGTAGCCTTCCACAAATACCATAGTCCAAATCCTTTACCACCTATAAACTTGTCCTTAACTTCTTGAGGAATTTCTTTTGACTCTATTTTATTATCCGAAACGTTAACATAAAGAGTTCTATAAGTATAGCCTTTATCTACCTTTTTTACATCATATTTATATTCTTTTAAAAGCTTTCTTCCTTCTTTTAATTTATCAATATCCATATTTTTTCCCCTTTCAATTAATAATTTAATGTTGCTTCTTTTTCAGTTATATAAATAGCTCCTGTAGGACATTCTTTTGCACATAATCCACATGCAATACATTTGAAAGGTTCAATATATTCATCATGTTGTCTCATTGCTTCTTCTGGGCAAAAACCCACACACATAAAGCAACCCACACATACTTTTTTATTAATTCTTACTATTCCGAGCTTGTCTCTAGTTATTGCTTGAACAGGGCAATGTTCAATACATATACCACATTGATTGCATACATTAATATTTGAATTCACATCCTTGCTTATTTGTATGCATGATTTAGACTTGTTGTTTTCCTTAAAATATGTTTTAGAACAAATTTCCTCACATAAACCACATTGAATACATTTGCTTTCGTCCTTTGCCAAATACTTCACAATAAACCTCCTATTATATTAATTTTACTATCAAATAAATATCTTATAACAAATATATTTACTTAACTATTAGAAAATGAATAAATAATTTATATATAATTATAAATCATTTTACATTAAAAAACAATATCAGTTAGTTGTTTAAGTTGTTTAAATTCTTACTTTAAGTCATAACTAAAATAAAAAAGTTTAAAACTTAAGATTTTAAGTTTTAAACTTCTTTATTTTTTATATTAAGAAAAGCTAATAAAGATTTGTATATATATTTTTCAGATTATCACCTTCAAATAAATATTTTTTATTGCAAAAGTGACATACTGTTTCTATTTTTTCATCTTCTTCAATTATATTTTTAAGTTCTTCCTTGCCTAACGATATTAATGCTCTTTCCATTCTATCTTCAGAACAGTCACAGTTAAATTTCACTGGAATTTTCTCTGTAATTTCTAGGTCAAAATCAAGAAAAAGTTCCTTCGCAATTTCTTCTACATCTTTATCATTATCGAAGTAATCAGATACTGACTTAAGATTATTTAGCAGATTTTCAAGTTTACTAAGATCCTCTTCTTCTATAAATGGAAGTGGTTGAACTATAAATCCTCCAGAAGATTTAATACTATAATCTCTATCTACTAATACACCTAGTGCTACTGCTGAATTCTGTTGCTCCGATAAAGAATAATACATAGCAATATCGTCGCCAATTTCACCTGTAACAATATCTGTACTCCCAACATAAGGATCCTTCAATCCTATATCCATAATAACAGTAACCTTCCCATTTATACCGACGGCTTTACCAACATTAAGTTTTCCATTTTCCTTTAACTCTAAATTTACATTAGGATTATCTGCATATCCTTTTACATTCCCTTGATTGTCAGCTACAACCATTATATTGCCAATTGGTCCACCACCATTAATGTTTACTGTTAATTTATCTTTTTCATCTTTCATCATATATCCCATCATAAGACCTGCAGTTAAAGTTCTACCTAATGCAGCAGATGCTGTTGGAGTTGTATTATGAAATTTTCTAGCTGTTTCTACTGTTTCAGTTGACCTAACCATAAACATTCTAAATGTTTTTTTCTTATCTATTGCTCTTATCATATATTCCATTTCTATAAACCCTTTCCATTGTTTTAGTACGCTATTGACTTGTGCACCTGCTTATTTAGTTGTACAAAATACTGCTCTCAAAGATTTATCATTTACAATATTATCGTTGTAATCATCAAATATTTTTACATCACTAAATCCAGCATAATTTAACATGTTAACTATTTCATCTGTTCTGTGTATATACTGAGTCTGTATTTCAGTAATTCTTTCATATTTATGTAATTTATCTTTCACAAAAAAGTTAATTTCTATGTCAACTTTAGAAAGGATATTATCAAAAATATTTTCCCAAACATAAAATATTTCATTATCATCATATACATATGTATCATTAAACATAGTTTTATATTTATATTCTGTACTCATGTCAAATATAAATTTACTTCCAATATCTAAATGTTCATTTATTCTATTAAAAAATAATAGTAATTCTTCGCTAGTAATATAATTTATTCCATCACAACAGCAAATTGCCCCTTTAAATTTATCATCTATTTTAAAATTTGTCATATTTTGATTTAGTAGTTTTACATTAGGAATTCTACCCAACTTTTCATATGCCCTCATAAGCATGTCCTGTGACAAATCAAAGGCAGTAACCTTAAAATTATGTTCTGCCATCAATGATGTTATACTACCTGTACCACAGGCTGCTTCTAAAACTTTATTATTATTGATTCCTAATTTGTCAATAATAAAGGATGTCCACTTTTCATAGTCTATATCATTCATCAGCAAATCATATATTTGTGAGAATTCTTTATAGCTATTGTTATTCATATTATTTCTTCCTTTTTTTCTTTTTTTTAGCAGTCATAAGACCACCTATCCTGCCAGTTTCCTTTGCAGTTAGTCCTCCCCACCCAAGTTCTTCAACTTTATCCATTAAACCAATTTCTTTAGCTATTTCTAATTTCATCAAATCATCAGGCGTAAGCGCTTTTTTCTTTTTTTCTGCCATTCTTTCCTCCATAGTAATTAAATTTTTACATATAATTATTATGAAGAAAAATCTAAAAATTATTCTTTATTATTCTTTTTTATAAGCAGTATTGCTTTAATTTCCTTTAATGTTAATAGTATTTTATTTAGAGTATATTGAATACTGATTATTATTATAAAAAACATAACTATTAAAACAACCCAAATTTTTAAATTCATCATTCACTCCTCATTAAATACCTAATACACGAGTTGGCCACACGGACCTAAACCGTGCGCGTATGACAATTCTGCCACATCTACATAATTTTATCTATCATTAATTTATATTATCATAACATTTTTATTATCGCAACAAAAAAACTGTAGGGACGCATTGTATGCATACCCTACAATTCAATGTTAATGTTTTATACTATTCAAAAACTTCTACTTTGTATTTATCCTTCAATTCATCTTTTTTATCTTGATATACTTTTTCTTGTTTTTCTAAAAAATAGTTTTTCTTTATTTCCTCAAAAACATCCTTTAATTCTGAATCCCCTTCAGGTACATAATCTGTCAATTTAATAATATGATATCCAAATTCTGTTTTTACAGGTTCACTTATTTCTCCCTTTT
This region includes:
- a CDS encoding AAA family ATPase; protein product: MNKLEIKYFGIPHIKLNNEIIHLPYAKAENIVYILAHDKSITRDKLCSLLWGNVNDKVAKKSLRNAVYIIRKNLYEEFILSPKRFLLEIDCNCKIITDTDLIYNLDVQKNLSEYQINNFIDIYVGDFLEGIDNKLTVELDEWLKLQRSKYRNLYLEKFNEIITFLMNEKEYDLAEICCKKYIELDEFDEKMYRNLITIYKSQKKLSDSIKVYKKLENVLRENLSIEPSIETRKMFEDISKGQISTNTTNELAYYGREKELELLNGNIVNFISNKAFKSYIIFGEAGIGKTRLLDKVIENFERELIIIRITCYEAESQFMFKLWDEIFEKISYIIKEKKISIPIDLIKTISKTFPTLNIDMDNFEHYNRDIGNSYFIENYIGKLFLLISKVQKIVFVIDDLNWADKNSLDLLCKVIFSNRYNTMIMASCRDEYSEFIEKFYFSLCPQNYINNIELSRFNNIETKNLVKTIMPEYTEFSHIIFKESEGNPLFITEMVNSLKQGVNISSITDKMATLISGRIVKLSSNGRKLLGICSMFYEVFDVKMLSKITNIEKLELIELIEELITKNILKEMKCSSSKCGLMFTHQKIREYVYNTVSKSKRIVLHEMIGKYYELKLNNTNIDRIYYPNLIYHFGRSDNKYKVFKYEVINMQVIFDVSHEIFPILEDKRYSGVFEYYTDEKLLEEKFVKLKDIYDELEFEKKDEIYLLQIIYLHLYGRFHKDIGNPVKGLDAINKMIDLSSKTGHYIYSYEGYILLIQYAINTNNLLYMKDYIKEAEKLSQLLNDIRKNSIVLRYKGYYNILKHNYEKGEEYIFKAIEIFQSLQDKDKYILNIAASYFYIGESKRMQNDYIEAIKYYNKAFEFCNEDKDFPAIAVIFSKIGYSKYMIEVYDEAQFYLLKSLKAYNKTIFAWGRAEVYYLLALIYNKKGMKEKSKNYIKGAMLFCDKYHNNDINTKAEEFLESI
- the thiS gene encoding sulfur carrier protein ThiS; the encoded protein is MANCDSYVGVALHATRKTYLILGVINIIKLNNRDFPWEEGLTIEEIMKRKKFIFPKIIVKVNGKHIEKEDYATTIVNDGDDIKMIHLLAGG
- a CDS encoding aldehyde ferredoxin oxidoreductase family protein, with the translated sequence MDIDKLKEGRKLLKEYKYDVKKVDKGYTYRTLYVNVSDNKIESKEIPQEVKDKFIGGKGFGLWYLWKATTSATKWNDPENEIIISGGPACGITQYPGSGKSLVCSISPMTDIPIDSNVGGYFGPLLKFSGWDALEIQGKADKDIIVFIDGDKGIVRIEEAPLEAIDSHVIGEQLTEMYAESEADKRNISVVSAGTGSEHTKMGVLNFSFYDLRRKVARFKQAGRGGLGTIFRDKKIKALIVKYSNVKGDSNNPVDRSIINKAGIKMHKEVSNLDDTQNQMRKIGTAYSVEIMSEYDLLPVMNYQYGGHQDANKIGPNTFINCYLTQGLEDGCWYGCSMACAKTADNFELKTGPYKGQKVTVDGPEYETIAGVGSNCGIFDPKAVLEINFYCDTYGIDTISFGTSTAFVMECYERGLINNEITGGLELNFGNSEASLELLHQMSKGEGFGTIVGQGIHRMKKIFAEKYGADSNFLFDIGMEQKGLEYSEYGCKESLAQQGGFGLTNKGPQHDEAWLIFMDMVNNQIPTFEDKAEALYYYPMFRTWFGLYGFCKLPWNDIVPADNKYTSEPAKIPEHVQNYLDVVKGVTGRTIGVNDMIKESERVYNFQKIFNIRMGKGLRVNDKVPYRSMGPVTKEEYESRQERYDNQLKELLNYNTEGKTTEEKMAVLRKHRESQYEKLQDAVYKRRGWNSNAVPKIEHLKELGIDMPELIEVIKDLQ
- a CDS encoding 4Fe-4S binding protein, translated to MKYLAKDESKCIQCGLCEEICSKTYFKENNKSKSCIQISKDVNSNINVCNQCGICIEHCPVQAITRDKLGIVRINKKVCVGCFMCVGFCPEEAMRQHDEYIEPFKCIACGLCAKECPTGAIYITEKEATLNY
- the hslO gene encoding Hsp33 family molecular chaperone HslO; protein product: MEYMIRAIDKKKTFRMFMVRSTETVETARKFHNTTPTASAALGRTLTAGLMMGYMMKDEKDKLTVNINGGGPIGNIMVVADNQGNVKGYADNPNVNLELKENGKLNVGKAVGINGKVTVIMDIGLKDPYVGSTDIVTGEIGDDIAMYYSLSEQQNSAVALGVLVDRDYSIKSSGGFIVQPLPFIEEEDLSKLENLLNNLKSVSDYFDNDKDVEEIAKELFLDFDLEITEKIPVKFNCDCSEDRMERALISLGKEELKNIIEEDEKIETVCHFCNKKYLFEGDNLKNIYTNLY
- a CDS encoding class I SAM-dependent DNA methyltransferase, which produces MNNNSYKEFSQIYDLLMNDIDYEKWTSFIIDKLGINNNKVLEAACGTGSITSLMAEHNFKVTAFDLSQDMLMRAYEKLGRIPNVKLLNQNMTNFKIDDKFKGAICCCDGINYITSEELLLFFNRINEHLDIGSKFIFDMSTEYKYKTMFNDTYVYDDNEIFYVWENIFDNILSKVDIEINFFVKDKLHKYERITEIQTQYIHRTDEIVNMLNYAGFSDVKIFDDYNDNIVNDKSLRAVFCTTK
- a CDS encoding small, acid-soluble spore protein, alpha/beta type yields the protein MEERMAEKKKKALTPDDLMKLEIAKEIGLMDKVEELGWGGLTAKETGRIGGLMTAKKKKKRKK